The sequence below is a genomic window from Mugil cephalus isolate CIBA_MC_2020 chromosome 14, CIBA_Mcephalus_1.1, whole genome shotgun sequence.
ATACCAGTTAATGCTGCAATTTTAATTAAGATAtagaatatatttataaaaacggGAAACAGCTGAAATTAGTAATTCatgaaatttgaaaaatgtaaatgcatggGATACAGGTAACAACAAACCATATGTTACGTACAGTAATGATAAGGACATGCATCACAAATGAGTTTTAAAACGACTCAGAACAATGTAGCATATGAAATACTAAAGATGAAATTTATAGCTAATATATTGTGTTGAGCTGGTCTGCTTCGGGTTTTGttgtaaagaaaatatttctttttgttgtttttttgagaatgATATAcagtttgtgtatattttcatatacaAAGTATGCACTGATATGTTATTGAAATTCTATACCgcttttacaaaaaaagtgtttgttgtaCCAAAGTATCCAAGTCCCTTGAAACCTTATCCTTTTTGCGTATGTTTTAccgtattttatatattaaatagacaaactgagtgaaatgaaattgaatctgtgctttttttcttgctttttttcccttattTTGGAGTAAAATACCAAGAATTCTTTCTAAACTTACTGAAACTGTAATTCATGTCTTGGCAGCAGTGCCCGTGTCTTCCTCCGTCGTCTTTCCCTCCCGGTCCTCGGCTCGTTGTCACAGTTACAAACACGTGCGATGGAGCCTCATCTCACACGTTCGGTGATAACTAGGCGGCTAAATTTAGCCCGATCTCTGCGACCTCGAGGAAAGACGAGGTAAGCAGCGACTTGGTGAGCGCGACGACAACAAAAGCTGAGATTAAAGAATAATTAATCGtagcaaaggaagaaaaaaacttttaacatcCAACAAGCTGGTATGTTCCCTCGTTTTATTATGCGTCATTTAAGAACTATTTCTTAAGAAGAAAGGCAGCGAGGGAAGAAATCGTGATAGTTTACTTCCAAAATGATAAAGAAATTCTGACAGAAAATGTGCCTAAGTGTCAAAAATACTTGCAGAAATGTTATCAGTTGAATAATTATTAGTTTCTACATTACATCAATGTTTTAAAGgtacatttttatgtaaataaagtcaatatgtttgtgttggttAGACAAAACCAGAAGTTGGACActtatttaaaccattttacaTAACTAATTATGAGACAAATTGCctaatgataaaaataactcCAACAGTATTATAATAGTTAATCATATAAGAGATGAGTTAATGTCTAAAGCAGAGGTCTCCAGGTCAAAGACCCTAAGCTGAtaaagagattaagtagggaccccctacctactatatgtgttctataataaactcagcctagtggtatttatagatatacattattattatcatccaatattaagctattcaaataatacacaggttaaaatattcattttttcctgcctccatttatccctttactaaaatatgttggattcatgttaatgtgtatttaaagaaatttgaatttgtggggggaaattaaaaacatataaaaatgtctaatcaatcaaagattttgcggagCCAAgagcattttaatgttaaaatagtTGTATTTATTAGGTTTTTCTTAAACATAAAACGTTACAGAACACATTAACCTTGAAGAAATGAAACGTGTGCGGGTTAACCTACAGCAGGAAATTGGAGGCTAACCCCGGTCTGAACCCTTCCTTCATCCGACAAACGTGATCCATAAGAAAGGTCCCGTCACCTCATTCACTAGTGAGATCAGTCTGACAGgtcaaaacattaggtacactagtgaacaTGAATACATTCCaataaaacagtcctgcactaaatcgtAGCTTTATGACGGTTAAACTGTTCAgctatgcttttattttgaaggatgAGATTTGTAGTATTATTAAGTTGAgttatgttctccctgtgtctgtgtgggttctctccaggtactcaggcttcctccctccatccaaatgttcaaagacatgctcgttaggttaactggtgattcttaATTGTCCTGGGTCTCCACGACCCTTCAGAGGACTAGAGGttacagagaatgaatgaatgaatgaatgaatgtgtgtgcatggctaaataacagaaacaatccAGCACAGCAAATGACTACTTTTCCCACACTCCAAATTTTTGTCTATTCAGTGTGTAGCTGGAAATATCTTTCCAATCTTTTGTATTAGATAACTACTTCAGTGTGTCATACATGTATGTGCACATGAGTAGATTCAGAGGCAGGAAGTCTGAGGCCGCGGCTCTGAACTTGTTGTGCAGGCGGAGAGACTTTACTGGAATTCCTGCACAGGTCGCGACAGGTCTCCGAGGTGGAAAAGTTCGATTAATGCAGGGACAGTAAACAACCGGCACAAACAAGAATCTCACGTCTGTGCAGCTTTCCCCTCTTTCACTGTTGATTAAACTCCAACCGTTCAAAAAGAGAAGTAGACTATACAACTCTGGTATGATTTATCTTTGTTTCATTAGCTGCTGGTCGTAGATTAATAACGTAGAAACCTTTTCAGTAGAAGAGACAAACATCTGATTTTAaacctgcattaaaataaattgactCTTTAATTGCTAACGAGACTTTGAACATTAGGTTTGATCTGTTGATTCCTTTATTCACCCGCTGCTCCTTTCATGCCAAAAGGTTCATACCAGAGTgaggtggtaaaaaaaaaaaatgaattcagtggCTCTCAGACTAGGGGAACAGGGCTAAAATGACCAGGTGTGGACGTATGGAGTCCAATACAATAGATGCTAAAttgatattgtgcaataaaaTCCAggtcgtgttttgtttttttgcttcggTGAGattgttaataattaatgaaacTGATTACAAAAGGTGGAAGCAGATTAAAGAAGTGTAGGTTTGCACTAATCTCGCAGGCTAATCATTTATTCTGATGCAACATCTGTTTGGTATTTGGCCTTATCAGAAGTAACACGCTGctacaggttttattttattggccTGTGCAGCCACAAGACCAGTAGCGCACACGACAAGCACCGCCCTCAGTCACCAGAAAATCTCTGAGTCACCAGCCGCAGGAACGTGTCTCATGATTTATTGAACTCATTCAAGGTCCCACATATTGATCACATTTTCTATCAAGCTCTCATCAGTagtagatggaaaaaaaaaaaatatatatatatatatatatatatccttcaGCAGAAAGAAAATAGTCTCTAAAAATAGCACGGTGGCTTATGTTGCTTTAAACAGAGAAAAGCTTTTgatcaataaaacaaagataCAGTTTCAGgtataaatataaagatttaCCACTGGGACTGGTAGTGTGACgacaaattaaaactgaaagagtTTACAAAACAACTAATAGTTCAAcctcatattaaaaaaaaaaaaaaaatcccatccAAACGTGGGATGCTTTCAGACTCTTTGGCATCAGACGtggcagtttaaaaaaaaagaaaagaaaagagtagCTTCACTAAATGGGTAAACACGCTCTAAACAGAGGTGATCCTCGGAGGACATCCGTAGTTTTAATTTACACGCACAGAAGAGCTTCAACGTAAACTTTACACTTCCTGTCAAGCCATCAAGTTAATGTTGTCTCTGCATTTCATTACACAGCAAATACACTCATTCACCCACAACCTAGTTCATATAGTTGATTTCTTTGCGCTCAGGTCAAACAAACTATtgaatatacatataataataataataagatatgGAAACTATTTCCACTCAGAAAATGCCCTGTCTCCTATCATATTTATTGGTAGTTTCTGTTTACATGGGATCAGAGCTGGATTTGGTCACTTTAGTCACAAACTCACATCTTGTAGcagctgcttcacattcactgttgtgaaacagacacagaaaatatcacaaaaattattatttatttcatccgTGGAAAACAAATTTCTTGGATTTTCCTTTGATTATGAGGCCCTGAGTTTGTCTGGCCGAGCTGTAAACCATCTCCTGATGCATCCCTCCCAGAAAGTTAATGCTCAGGTCGTCGAAACCCGCACTTCCCGTTACCGTGGTAACGGCGGGTGTCGACGAAAACCCACCAGAGCGGAGATCTCCAGGTAAACGTGCTTCAAAAAAGCACCCTGTGACGTCGCCCTCTCTAACCCCACCAGCGCTGCCTGGGAGGCGGGGCCACCGTGGGCGGGGCCACGTCGAAGACCGAGTCGGGTCCGATCGACACGCACACGTAGTAGAGGTTGGTGCCCAGCATCGCCAGGAtggggaagaaggagaagccgAAGCCGAAGGCCCTGATGGTGCTGCCCAGAGACAGGCAGAGCCAGTAGATGAGTCTGCAgcacgaaaaaaataaataaaaacaagttagaGGAGACTTCCTTGACAGAAGATCTGATCACCCTGTCTCTCTTTGCAGACGACGCCGCTGTTTTTAGTGCAACCGTGTCGCTatagaaagaataaaatgtagCTCATTCAAATAAGaataaactttctttttttttttttttgaaagttgCACATGCTGTGTGTACTCTTCCATACTTGCACAGGAGCCCTCTAATTACTATTATCTCAGCGTTGTTGGTTATGTTGAAAATCAAACATCTTTATAGTGGATTCAGTGAAAAGTCAGAGGTGTCCATCAAGCtctaagctccaccccctcatACCTGCCTTCAACCAATCACGGTTCGTCTTTTACTAACACTCAGACCACACGTTTCTGGGGATTTCTCTCACTTAATCTCTTCTGTACACAACAAATATAATCTTACTTCCAAATTGAAACAAAGAGAGTGGCAGAAGCAAAGCATCGGGTGAACTGTTTGacctttctgtgtttaaaattatttatttttttctgtagtggAGGTGTAGATTGTGAAGAATGAGGATAGGATCAAAAGATGCACAATTACTGAGAAGCTGccattaaatttaatttaatttaagagtACATCGTATCAATGAGCTGTACTGAtgctcctctctctcccatATGACTTGTTTTCTTAATATGCAAAACATCCATAGAACAGAGTTTGGTTTGTAAATGTCAGACTTCCTCATCCATGGACCTGAAACTGCACAAGTGATCGGACAAGTTTTAAACCCAGACTCTCGGTTTAGATTTCTGAGGACGAagagaataaatacaaacaatgtATGAATAATCCAACAAGTTACAACAGGGAGAGACACAATGTGTAATAGGCTAAACATCCGTTTTTTAACCGTACACTGTGAGAGCTTTAATCCTTCCTGGTCACTGGTGCGGCTTCAGTCGTGGAGGAATGTTCGTATTTTTTTCAGACATTACGATTGAACCGAGTTTCTTACTGACAGAAATTAACTACTGACAACTTGGAAAGGAAATGAGCAACCTGCCATTTTCCAGCCGTGACTCACCCATGTACTCACTCgacagacaaacaacacaggaaacaaagcagtatctgtctgtctgtgagaTTGATCCGTTTGTCTCTTATCTGCTCCGTGCATGTTTCAAAAAGAGTCAAAGTTCAACCGCATGCACCGAGCATAGACTCAAGCAGCAATTCTCTGCAGCCTTGTTTGAAACAGACTCAACAGTTTATGATGGGCCTGAGCTTTGAACATGGTGACTGTGGGATTTCAGCTGTTTGCAGTTTATAGTCTGGGATTACATCCACTCTTCTCTGGAGATGACACGTTGTTTCACAAAGACATATCAGACCAAAATGGGATGGATTAAGATAAGACCGCACGGCCTCAACAGAGGATGAAATGCAGCGGGTTCAATGAGCCGTTGCTTCTAGTTTCGAGTGAAATCGTATTTGCTGCAGCTCCCTCCTCTAATACGTTTCATAACGCTCTACATTTCCATCAAGGGGCGGAAACACGAAAGcctcagctgtttgtgttcagtGCTACATGGAGACTGTCAGCATGCTAGAACGCTGGATTCTGTTATATGGCAAACGCATCCAACGTTAGCATGTTGCCGTGTCAGAATATTTAGCACAAAATGAACACGTATTAAGCTGGCCCAAGTCTGGGCCTAAAAAGgtgcacttgaacacatcacaaagagTAGCAGTAGACTGTATTAGGAGCAAACAGCTAGGTTTTAACTGCATGCCATAAGACAACTCATAtctccatcctcctcatccacaaTATTGCAATATTTCTTTCCCTGTAAAAAGTCCTGTgcaatatgtatttttttctttctatacaATGATTATAAATTTGACCTGATCTGACCTTTCCTGAATTAGACCGATTAGCTGCTCTATAGTTCATTCACTGTAGATGTGcctgttgtgaaaatatttcagatgtctaactgtgtttttttacattttctttgtggAACAATGAATCCAGCTCACTCCAAAAGTGATCTCGATAGACCTCCATGCTACAGCGCCCAGCGTTACACAGAAAATAAGCATCTTTAAAACCCCGGGTTCATTCGTCACATCTGAAACGATCGACTGAACATGTAAAGGCTTAAAGCGGCTTTAGATCCTGAACACAGAACCACTTCCCGCTGACCCCAACGTACCTGCCGAACACGAATACGATGGTGAGCAGTGGCACCAGCTTAACCAGGTCCTGGCTGATGTAGGTCGACATGACGGCGAGCTGCAGGAagtagaagaggaagagagcCAGCGACTCGTTGATGTAGTGCCAGTGCACGGCCACCTCTCTGTGCAGCAGCTTAGTCTGGTAGAGCGGCTTCACGGCGCCGTGACGCAGCCGGGCCAGACCCTGGACCACcacacctgcacacagacaAGAGGCGCCATCAAAGGCTCGTTGGGTCCAGCGCTTTCGACGCGCGGCAAACAACATAACGAAGGAGGTATGAATGTCTCACCGAGCATGACGGGGATGACAGCGAAGAAGGAGCATCGGAGCGTGTACAGAACCCTGAGGGGGGAGCTCTCCAGCACAGGTGAATCAAAGGGAAGGAGAACGTAACCCCCCCACACCAGCAGAGGGAAGAGAAGCCCCGCAGCCACCGTGGCCAGGACCAGCCTCACCCTCTCGCCGCACAGGTGCTCGCACATATCTGGGGGAGGAAACGAGAACAGGAGACTGTCACAGCTTTAAAGTGTTGATGTCTGCGACTCTTCGCGTGGAGAGACGGGGGAAAAGGCAACCCCGGAGTCACGGCGCGATTCATCTCCAGGCGCAATTACGCGTCATTACGTGTGAttaaggagaggagagagcggCGCGTTTAGCTACGGGGGTTAAATTAGCAGCCTCGTCTTCTGACTGAGGGAAAACACTTGAACCTGGACgagaacaaaaacatgttaGATGGCGAAATGGAAAGTTGTTTGTCtccaaaaacaattaaacaagaAATCCACTTAAATTATCTCAAATTTTCTGGCTGCGAGAACTAAGACACAAACTCCACGGAGCAAGGAGCAGattttgagagaaaaagaaaaaaagaagaaccaaAAATAATTGGAGATCAAACATttaagagcattttttttttcttgatattACACTTCGATTTAAAAGCAGCTAAAAAATAAGAAGGTCAACAAGATAGGCAGGATAAGTAACTGTTTAAATTAGCATCAATTTGGCTGGTTTGCTTTCCACTGACACCTGAACGCACCATCATTACTTTCAgctttattgcagcttattgcATGCAGCTGTGTGTCTTTATATGTGTACATTTATATGCAATTATACCTCAGTGATAAAAACTTAACAGGTAGactttatggttttattttatattacattttatatatttaagtcATAATCAGCTAACTGACCACAGACCTGTACTGGTGGCATCACCGTACCAATGAGcaaattaaaaactttaattccTTCTTACATGAAAATTGTACGATAAAATTGCAACGTTGTTCTTCCAAAGTTGTTTCACCTCCAAATTTGTCATCGACAAAACTTTTTAACTTGAGACTAAAATTAAGTTTTCCGTTAGATACAGAGGAGCTTCATGCATCAGTGCAAATGTTGACACGTTAAAGTACAGTGTGATGGAAGCTGCTCTCTCAGAGCATCGTTATGATAAATGTTTCAGTCGTAGTTGAGGCTacttcacttgtttttttttgtaagaactGAAAGCAAATAGCAACAGCTAATAAATTAGCCGCTTTCTTGTCTCACTGTTTCACAGAACATCTGAGGGCATCTGAAAGAAAATTTTATATTCTTATGATGATTGTTAACCTTCTCCACAGATGTTTTACTTTTCAGAATAAGAGCCTGATtaaacagtaataaaacaaCAGAGTCCAGTTTGATACTCACACATCTTGTCATCCTCTTGCCCCCAGTCGGAGTAAATCTGGACGGCTGAGTCAGGCTCCATGTACGgctccctctccacctccttctctaTGAAGGGCCGGCGCTCCTCAGGAGCTTCTCTCCCTGATGGACTCAGGATCATGACGTTTGGAGTGAAACCAAGACcacttttctccatttttctccactcttcttcctcctcctcatcctcctcctcttcgtcctcttcttcctcctcgtcatcTGCGAGGGAGCCGTCGCCTCCGTCGTGCCGGTGCTCCTTGATCTcgtcctccctccacctctcacccTCGGGCATGCTCTCCCTCCACTTGGCTTTGCCCTTTCTGTCGCTCTCCGCCTGGCTCTGCTCCTCGGACAGGTCCTGGCCGTCTGCGCTGATCCCCGTGTCCCTCTCGTCAGCCTCTGAAACATCCTGGTCTGACCACGCTGCTTTGTCGTGTTCCCTTGGAGGCCTCTTGTCTCCCGGCCACGGTAAAGTGCTCGGTTCCAGATGAGCAGACTtgctcatttcttcttcctcttcttcatcctcctcctcatctttttcctctacctcctcctcctcatcttcactTGTCTCTTCACTGTTCTCCTCTTCAGGCTTTTTACTTAGTACTGCATCCACTTGTGGCTCCGCTGTTGGAGCAGCCGCTGCCACATCCTCAGTCAAATCTGTGCTTAAACCGCCCGGACCAGACATCCTCGGGtttttttgaaataaatctTCACACTTTGTTTTCCGTCAATACCTGTTGTAGTGAAAGAGCCTCGACCGTTAACAACGCTTCCTCCAGCTTCTAAAAGTCATGTTTGGTCACATGTGTTGTTGACTCCCCTGTGAGAAAatgagcagaggagaagaaaaaaaaatatgtctgaaACAACACACGACAGGAGACAAAACCAATCAAAGTTCACTGTTTATCATGGGTGTGTTGCTCTATAAGGCTGCAACCGTGTCCCTGCACAGTGCATGCAGCGTGTTCgagctttgttttgtgtgtagaaaaaaagaaaagaaaaagagagagagagacaaagtcCATTGAATGGCGGTAACTCACTAGGAATGGGGAAGAATGAGactcccaaaaaaaacaaaacaaacaaaagagtgAATAGAAAACCTTGTGGCTAAATCCTGGCTGTACCTGCTCACTGGCACGAGATAACAACATGGCTCCAATTCTTGTTTCTACACCTCTTAGTGTGAAAAGACAAACCTTTAAACTATTAATTCGCTTT
It includes:
- the LOC125020156 gene encoding uncharacterized protein LOC125020156 encodes the protein MSGPGGLSTDLTEDVAAAAPTAEPQVDAVLSKKPEEENSEETSEDEEEEVEEKDEEEDEEEEEEMSKSAHLEPSTLPWPGDKRPPREHDKAAWSDQDVSEADERDTGISADGQDLSEEQSQAESDRKGKAKWRESMPEGERWREDEIKEHRHDGGDGSLADDEEEEEDEEEEDEEEEEEWRKMEKSGLGFTPNVMILSPSGREAPEERRPFIEKEVEREPYMEPDSAVQIYSDWGQEDDKMYMCEHLCGERVRLVLATVAAGLLFPLLVWGGYVLLPFDSPVLESSPLRVLYTLRCSFFAVIPVMLGVVVQGLARLRHGAVKPLYQTKLLHREVAVHWHYINESLALFLFYFLQLAVMSTYISQDLVKLVPLLTIVFVFGRLIYWLCLSLGSTIRAFGFGFSFFPILAMLGTNLYYVCVSIGPDSVFDVAPPTVAPPPRQRWWG